One Bacillus solimangrovi genomic window carries:
- a CDS encoding MarR family winged helix-turn-helix transcriptional regulator — MSNYNGCMVNKNAISLISRIREHANKFIVSELEKRGITGMAPSHGDILMVLYQHEQATMKQLAESIKRTKPTVTVLVNKLVDLGFVQKQKGSIDGRMTYITLTEEGENLRSVFFEISDQLNDVVYDGLSIEEQEQLHHMLERILDLFYDVSTDKKTSKSLKDNEV; from the coding sequence ATGTCTAACTATAATGGGTGTATGGTTAATAAAAATGCAATCTCATTAATCAGTAGAATTAGGGAACATGCTAACAAGTTCATTGTTTCAGAATTAGAGAAACGAGGAATAACAGGCATGGCACCATCTCATGGGGATATACTAATGGTTCTTTATCAACATGAGCAGGCTACAATGAAACAACTAGCAGAGAGCATTAAACGAACAAAACCAACAGTAACTGTTTTGGTAAATAAACTTGTTGATTTAGGTTTTGTTCAAAAGCAAAAAGGCAGTATTGATGGAAGAATGACGTATATTACATTAACTGAAGAGGGTGAAAACTTAAGGAGTGTTTTCTTTGAGATTTCCGATCAATTAAATGATGTCGTATATGATGGTTTATCTATCGAAGAGCAAGAGCAATTGCATCATATGCTAGAAAGAATTTTAGACCTGTTCTATGACGTATCCACTGATAAGAAGACTTCAAAATCTTTGAAGGACAATGAAGTTTAA
- a CDS encoding NAD(P)H-dependent oxidoreductase: protein MKHLVLYAHPNPASFNHAILETTVKTLEGKGHEVVVRDLYDLNFAPVLNGSDFEAFQSGQIPADIKTEQDFVTDADVITMIYPVWWTGLPAILKGYIDRVFSYGFAYSYAEDGSINQLLKGKKGVIINTHGTPKDIYDSMGMTDALQKTSATGIFGFVGMEPLEYMAFGAVPLVDDATRKTMLTQIEDKLNSIF from the coding sequence ATGAAACATTTAGTTCTTTATGCACATCCAAACCCAGCGAGTTTTAATCATGCAATTTTAGAAACAACAGTTAAAACGTTAGAAGGCAAAGGTCATGAAGTTGTAGTTAGAGACTTGTACGATTTAAATTTTGCTCCAGTTTTAAACGGTAGTGACTTTGAAGCATTCCAATCTGGACAAATTCCAGCTGATATCAAAACTGAACAAGATTTTGTAACAGATGCTGATGTAATTACGATGATTTATCCAGTTTGGTGGACGGGCCTACCAGCAATCTTAAAAGGTTATATTGATCGTGTGTTCTCTTACGGCTTTGCATATTCTTATGCTGAAGACGGTAGTATTAATCAACTTCTAAAAGGTAAAAAAGGAGTAATTATTAATACACACGGAACTCCAAAAGACATCTATGATTCAATGGGAATGACAGATGCACTACAAAAAACTTCTGCAACAGGGATTTTTGGATTTGTTGGTATGGAGCCACTAGAATATATGGCATTTGGTGCGGTTCCTTTAGTAGATGACGCGACTCGCAAAACAATGCTAACTCAAATCGAGGATAAGTTAAATTCAATTTTTTAA
- a CDS encoding AI-2E family transporter: MYNKRWFQSLVVSILVFLLIFFIQRTDAVFEPVFAYIGAIAFPIILSGVLYYISRPLTRFLKKRKVPQVLAIFITIIILLCSMFFVVRFIAPIAQDQITKLLNNVPKMVNSAEDIFYYWKESQEIFPEQLNDVIDDASKMAIEHIEEFTVGITTFVITVVSQLVQFVFLLVLVPFFLFYMLKDEDKFQPFLTKFFNERKGNSLRRLLQSIDQTLSAFIQGQLTVSLCVGVMLYIGYVIIGLDYSLSLALFGIVTNVIPFLGPYLAVTPAILVALFQDPVMALYVAVIMIVAQQIEGNLISPNIMGKALNIHPITIITLILAAGSVAGFLGLLFVIPTYAVVKTIISHFYHEWLRTKAD, encoded by the coding sequence TTGTATAATAAACGATGGTTTCAATCACTTGTTGTCTCGATTCTTGTCTTCTTGTTAATCTTTTTCATTCAACGAACAGATGCCGTTTTTGAACCTGTATTCGCATACATAGGAGCGATTGCTTTTCCAATTATCTTATCGGGTGTTTTGTACTATATTTCTCGCCCACTTACTAGGTTTTTAAAGAAGCGAAAAGTCCCCCAAGTACTTGCGATTTTTATTACAATAATTATTCTTTTATGTTCAATGTTTTTTGTAGTGAGATTTATCGCACCGATTGCTCAAGATCAAATTACAAAATTATTGAATAACGTACCTAAAATGGTGAATAGTGCAGAGGATATTTTTTATTATTGGAAAGAAAGTCAGGAGATCTTTCCCGAACAACTGAATGATGTGATCGATGATGCGAGCAAAATGGCGATTGAGCACATTGAAGAGTTTACAGTTGGTATAACGACCTTCGTGATAACGGTTGTTTCACAATTGGTGCAATTTGTATTCTTACTCGTACTTGTGCCTTTTTTCTTATTCTATATGTTGAAAGATGAGGATAAATTTCAGCCATTTTTAACGAAATTTTTTAATGAGAGAAAAGGAAATAGTTTAAGACGATTATTACAGTCAATTGACCAAACATTATCAGCGTTTATTCAAGGTCAACTTACAGTTAGCTTATGTGTAGGGGTAATGTTATACATTGGTTATGTCATTATTGGTTTGGATTACTCATTATCACTTGCCCTTTTTGGAATCGTTACGAACGTTATTCCGTTTTTAGGTCCATATCTTGCAGTAACACCTGCGATTCTTGTAGCGTTATTTCAAGATCCTGTAATGGCATTATATGTGGCTGTGATTATGATTGTAGCCCAGCAAATTGAAGGAAACCTTATTTCTCCTAATATCATGGGTAAGGCCTTAAATATTCACCCAATTACGATTATTACACTTATTCTTGCAGCAGGTAGTGTGGCAGGGTTTTTAGGCTTATTGTTTGTTATCCCAACTTACGCAGTCGTTAAGACTATTATTTCACACTTTTATCATGAATGGTTACGAACGAAAGCAGATTAA
- a CDS encoding DUF6583 family protein: METNQPITTQKKSPLKWIILVIILGIGAGAAAVYGFGISNSPKALYLRAEYNTYKQFQEDLDEYYGDELAFQERVMDEPSRTITELSGNFDVQGSYLPQEIGLVQSILEQLTINMTSEQDPTKSESFVNVGLEMGGANLLDMNVVQTKDKLGLQVPVLYDQMLYVEAENFGEAMRQIDPYYEGPEQLNFESYSYKDFQLTDKEKEHLKENYGLFLVSQLTDEQFTLEKGVSYEFNGVEQKLDKLTISWTPEETMTVINQLIDKLIEDAELQTMIADRVTKFASNPALAGELGVDDLSSPENVKRLFVEDLNGLKSDMEDLEFPNGLQSVVYINNDKQIVDRELATTIADKQDNGVKFVVSTKNVPLESKQVAQGFKVEMGSLDEEAIIEFDVVNVITKGKERNDALTATLYVEEYGRVENDLKFEMNSTTNTNSENREVVTHDFNLLFDGQMVDAGLSAISGTITEEKEINLNDDFGIYNYDIELNLGNEAEGANINFVMDTKTEFTDGINVADKLNDAVNVAEMTEAEMMQLQQQVSLSAQQLIMSNMNLFMQ, encoded by the coding sequence ATGGAGACGAATCAACCAATAACAACACAGAAGAAATCGCCATTGAAATGGATTATTCTTGTAATCATACTTGGAATAGGAGCTGGAGCAGCAGCTGTATATGGCTTTGGGATAAGTAATTCACCGAAAGCGCTATATTTACGAGCAGAATATAATACGTATAAGCAATTTCAAGAGGATCTGGATGAATATTATGGAGATGAATTAGCATTTCAAGAACGTGTTATGGATGAGCCTTCACGAACTATAACTGAGTTAAGTGGTAATTTTGATGTGCAAGGATCGTATCTTCCGCAGGAAATCGGCTTAGTTCAAAGTATTCTTGAGCAATTAACAATTAATATGACTTCAGAGCAAGATCCAACTAAATCAGAAAGCTTTGTGAATGTTGGATTAGAAATGGGCGGAGCGAATTTGCTTGATATGAATGTAGTACAGACGAAAGATAAGCTTGGTTTACAAGTTCCAGTACTATATGATCAAATGTTATACGTTGAGGCAGAAAATTTCGGTGAGGCAATGCGTCAGATTGATCCATATTATGAAGGACCTGAGCAATTAAATTTTGAAAGTTATAGTTATAAAGATTTCCAATTAACGGATAAAGAGAAAGAGCACCTTAAAGAAAATTATGGCTTATTCTTAGTTAGCCAGTTAACAGATGAACAGTTTACATTAGAAAAAGGTGTGAGTTATGAATTTAACGGTGTAGAGCAGAAGTTAGATAAACTTACGATAAGTTGGACACCTGAAGAAACAATGACCGTTATCAATCAATTGATTGATAAATTAATTGAAGATGCAGAACTTCAAACGATGATTGCTGACCGTGTTACGAAGTTTGCATCAAATCCAGCACTAGCAGGTGAACTTGGCGTAGATGACTTAAGTAGTCCTGAAAATGTTAAACGTTTATTTGTAGAGGATTTGAATGGACTAAAATCAGATATGGAAGATTTGGAGTTTCCAAATGGACTTCAATCTGTTGTTTATATAAATAACGATAAGCAAATTGTTGATCGAGAATTGGCAACAACTATAGCTGATAAACAAGATAATGGCGTTAAATTTGTCGTTTCAACTAAAAATGTTCCACTTGAAAGTAAGCAAGTTGCTCAAGGGTTTAAGGTAGAGATGGGTTCATTAGATGAAGAGGCGATAATTGAATTTGATGTAGTGAATGTGATTACAAAAGGCAAAGAGAGAAATGATGCTCTGACAGCAACTTTATATGTTGAAGAATATGGAAGAGTAGAAAATGATCTGAAATTTGAAATGAATTCAACTACTAACACTAATTCGGAAAATCGAGAGGTCGTCACTCATGACTTTAATCTCCTGTTTGATGGTCAAATGGTAGACGCAGGTCTTTCAGCTATAAGCGGTACAATAACAGAAGAGAAAGAGATTAATTTAAATGACGATTTTGGGATTTACAATTATGATATTGAATTGAATCTAGGAAATGAGGCTGAAGGGGCAAACATTAATTTTGTTATGGATACAAAAACAGAATTTACGGATGGAATTAACGTAGCAGATAAATTAAATGATGCAGTTAATGTAGCAGAAATGACTGAGGCTGAAATGATGCAACTACAACAACAAGTTTCATTGAGTGCTCAGCAGCTGATTATGAGTAATATGAATCTATTCATGCAATAG
- a CDS encoding ABC transporter permease — translation MKTIVHLCAFQLKALLRNKKGLLIYIFIPLILLFSLGLVGFQFFSQSEHVEPFKIAIVDHDGTFETRYIINQLTTHEQLQALIEPVSLSEEQAGEYMKSNMIAAMVIIPEDFSKHVARGKNIPIKVIGNSRKPLQANLVRHLMTSAASFASAAQSGINTVDFFIHKSNISNAERRSVYKENIVTYSLYVLGRNEIFVEKNIEGLHQRNLIQYYMISLFVLLIFIWSFSGITLMHGRIEGSLAKRLLSRNISSVVITISNLLSLTIFISVLSVLIGVVCLFLIDLISFYVLIRFIGYMIFSVFSFVTLFYFVHSMINSEKVYQLIGLIVVGVGAVAGGHVIPPAYFNGWVEVLHSVLINGKALQLMLSLFEQSSESNQSILIFLICTSVVFVGMTMLHAVREERNV, via the coding sequence ATGAAAACCATCGTCCATCTATGTGCCTTTCAATTAAAGGCATTGTTACGAAATAAAAAAGGCTTGCTCATATATATTTTTATACCACTCATTCTATTGTTTAGTTTAGGTTTAGTAGGATTCCAATTTTTTTCTCAAAGTGAGCATGTAGAACCTTTCAAGATCGCTATCGTTGATCATGATGGTACGTTTGAAACGAGATACATCATTAATCAATTAACGACTCATGAACAATTACAAGCATTAATTGAACCAGTAAGTTTAAGTGAAGAGCAAGCAGGAGAATACATGAAAAGTAATATGATTGCGGCGATGGTTATTATTCCAGAAGATTTTAGTAAACATGTAGCACGAGGGAAAAATATACCGATTAAGGTTATTGGAAATTCCAGAAAACCTTTACAAGCTAATTTAGTGCGGCATTTGATGACAAGTGCCGCTTCTTTTGCATCTGCAGCTCAGAGTGGTATTAATACGGTTGATTTTTTTATACATAAGTCAAATATATCAAATGCGGAGCGGCGATCTGTGTACAAAGAAAATATTGTGACTTACTCTTTGTATGTATTAGGTAGAAATGAGATATTTGTGGAGAAGAACATCGAAGGATTACATCAGCGGAATCTTATTCAATATTACATGATCTCTTTGTTCGTCTTGTTGATATTTATTTGGAGTTTTAGTGGAATAACTCTCATGCATGGTCGAATTGAAGGTTCGTTAGCAAAGAGGTTGTTATCAAGAAATATTTCGAGTGTAGTAATTACTATTTCAAACTTGCTCTCACTCACAATTTTTATTTCAGTGTTATCTGTATTAATAGGAGTAGTTTGCTTGTTCTTAATAGATTTAATCTCGTTTTATGTACTTATTAGGTTCATTGGATATATGATTTTCAGTGTTTTTTCATTTGTTACTTTGTTTTACTTTGTCCATTCTATGATTAACAGTGAAAAAGTTTATCAGCTTATTGGGTTAATTGTTGTAGGTGTTGGTGCTGTAGCTGGTGGTCACGTTATACCGCCGGCCTATTTTAATGGATGGGTTGAGGTACTTCATTCAGTTCTCATAAATGGTAAGGCGTTACAATTGATGTTATCACTGTTTGAACAGAGTAGCGAAAGTAATCAAAGTATATTGATTTTTTTAATCTGTACATCGGTTGTGTTTGTAGGAATGACAATGTTACATGCTGTTAGAGAAGAGAGGAACGTTTAG
- a CDS encoding ABC transporter permease has product MISKPLLLLFYLLTPIVLIIVINQFFEEGQKQVGIPIIVIDEDHTELSETIVHRLKNMEGNVRFVERNFEQAQKLLLQNEVDSVFVIKEGFHDSLITEQKKEMIEIWLSPYSLAYGIVREVIASEVMRYSSDVKAANDVIKYYDKHRVPYESDEQLWKDAYEYTEQQWIPKPLMTINYEQDEGLIQPDGTLLEKDQVDFNLKIWVFFTLFIIFLSCDWLVRERHLFSRIKVSYHGLSRYVIQKSTVLFIVHSSQATLSFLLFYKSRSLNEFLAMILFIILSLSIGVVIATFFGRKESYYIASLFIAILLLSSGSGNLPLSLEMNWMTDVLSWSPINVFIESFYSLSWLYHVWLLFLSVFFLGIGLWKLRVTYD; this is encoded by the coding sequence ATGATATCAAAACCTTTGCTTCTACTCTTTTATTTATTAACACCTATTGTCCTCATCATTGTTATAAATCAGTTTTTCGAAGAAGGTCAAAAGCAAGTCGGCATTCCTATTATCGTTATTGATGAAGACCACACCGAGTTGTCAGAAACGATTGTTCACCGTTTGAAGAACATGGAAGGTAACGTTCGTTTTGTTGAACGTAATTTTGAACAAGCACAAAAACTTTTATTGCAAAATGAAGTTGATAGTGTGTTTGTGATTAAGGAAGGCTTCCACGATAGCTTAATAACTGAGCAGAAGAAAGAAATGATTGAAATATGGTTATCTCCTTATTCACTAGCATACGGAATAGTTAGAGAAGTGATCGCAAGTGAAGTCATGCGTTACTCTAGCGATGTCAAAGCAGCAAATGATGTCATAAAGTATTATGATAAACATCGTGTACCTTATGAATCAGATGAACAATTATGGAAAGATGCTTATGAGTATACTGAACAACAGTGGATTCCTAAGCCACTTATGACAATAAATTATGAGCAGGACGAAGGTTTAATTCAACCAGACGGAACCTTATTAGAGAAGGATCAAGTAGATTTTAATTTAAAAATATGGGTGTTTTTTACGCTGTTCATTATATTTTTATCCTGTGATTGGTTAGTTCGAGAACGTCATTTATTTTCTCGGATAAAAGTCTCATATCATGGATTAAGTCGTTATGTTATCCAAAAAAGTACTGTGCTCTTTATTGTACATAGTTCTCAAGCAACTCTTTCATTTTTGCTATTTTATAAGTCTCGTAGTTTGAACGAGTTTTTAGCGATGATTTTATTTATAATTTTATCCTTGAGTATTGGTGTAGTAATTGCTACGTTCTTTGGACGTAAGGAAAGCTATTATATTGCAAGTTTATTTATCGCGATTTTATTATTGAGTTCTGGAAGCGGTAATCTGCCTTTATCTCTTGAAATGAATTGGATGACAGACGTGTTAAGCTGGTCACCAATTAATGTTTTTATCGAATCATTTTATTCACTAAGTTGGTTGTATCATGTATGGTTATTGTTCTTAAGTGTATTCTTTTTAGGAATTGGATTATGGAAGTTGAGGGTCACTTATGATTAA
- a CDS encoding ABC transporter ATP-binding protein produces MIKIEGLQKKYGSKEILTNISLHVKKGEIFGLLGSNGAGKSTLLSILSSLIKPSDGVVKIGEYSILKQRRKIREMIGFVPQEITLVNDLTVKENMKFWSHFTNRKVDERYLRALCDKVQLNEQWNDKVSNLSGGMKRKLNIAVSLIHDPQVLLMDEPTVGIDLQSKWEINQYIKELASNGKTVLYTTHDVEEIVNVCDRIGVLKNGTMSFVGTVKEAKNHIDMNNEHELSDQEVIYRLLTRD; encoded by the coding sequence ATGATTAAAATAGAAGGATTGCAAAAAAAGTACGGTTCGAAAGAAATATTAACGAACATCTCGCTGCATGTGAAGAAAGGAGAAATATTTGGTTTGCTCGGTTCAAACGGAGCAGGAAAATCAACGTTACTATCAATCTTATCAAGTTTAATTAAACCATCAGATGGTGTTGTCAAGATAGGTGAGTACTCTATTTTAAAACAGCGGCGTAAAATCAGAGAAATGATAGGGTTTGTACCTCAAGAAATTACGTTAGTAAACGATTTAACGGTTAAGGAAAATATGAAGTTCTGGAGCCATTTTACGAACAGAAAGGTAGACGAACGTTACTTACGGGCTCTTTGCGATAAGGTTCAATTGAATGAACAATGGAATGATAAAGTTAGTAACTTATCTGGGGGCATGAAGCGTAAATTGAATATTGCAGTATCGTTGATTCATGACCCGCAAGTACTGTTAATGGATGAGCCAACGGTTGGAATTGACCTACAGTCGAAATGGGAGATTAATCAATACATTAAGGAGTTAGCCTCCAATGGAAAAACAGTGCTTTATACGACACATGATGTAGAGGAAATAGTGAATGTTTGTGATCGCATAGGTGTATTAAAGAATGGAACTATGAGCTTTGTTGGCACAGTAAAGGAAGCTAAAAATCATATAGATATGAACAATGAGCACGAACTAAGTGACCAAGAAGTAATATATCGTTTATTAACACGTGACTAG